The following proteins are co-located in the Limanda limanda chromosome 5, fLimLim1.1, whole genome shotgun sequence genome:
- the sgsm1a gene encoding small G protein signaling modulator 1, giving the protein MATIMAEAETRQKLLRTVKKEVKQIMEEAVTRKFVHEDSSHIVSFCAAVEACVLHGLRRRVAGFLRSNKIAALFMKVGKSFAPAEELCRKAQELEQIIETKRSQSLQSQDSIRKMPRLPGLGPQGAKNLWIRAALFEKVLDKIVLYLVENSSKYYEKEAVLMDNVDGPILASLLVGPCALEYTKMKTADHFWTDPSADELVQRHRIHGGNCRQDSPTKRPALCFQKRHSSSSMDERPSPSPSAREYVESLHQNNRATLLFGKNNVLVQPRDDMEAVPGYLSLHQTADIMTLKWTPNQLMNGSVGDLDYERSVFWDYAMTIPLEEIVYLHCHQQVDSGGTVVLVSQDGIQRPPLRFPRGGHLLQFLSCLENGLLPHGQLDPPLWSQRGKGKVFPKLRNRVPQGSSESVSDKEEDEATDYVFRILFPNSQSEFVTVTHPPHLTSSHSLQPSGQPPSKVGTLVVPKRSCSCPEESPSLTGSSLTPPDLMDQGATMWHPTLRKASCSSCSQGSFSEGGTPKGCNHERAPLKLLCDSMKYQIISRAFYGWLAYCRHLSTVRTHLSALVNHTIVAPDTPCDAYKGLTAEVWQTFLQDCTAYKEQELLRLVYFGGVEPCLRKEVWPFLLGHYQFGMSEAERKEVDKQVRECYQQTMREWLGCEEIVRQREKEQHAAALAKCSSVASDSSIQKMIHHDSTVSNESQSSQSSDRQSLARLQSDSSSSTQVFESVEEVDQIETEPKTEEAKQVPKMPNGALQNGTCSPDSGHPSSRNFSVTSGLSDTSLSTDDTAAPDAAPRSAAVPPASQSSVKPAGVEGEGLTEETISQERTEVKDEEETLGVTKTAEDTKIEVKDNDVIQPLEEEQVMTDKETCLQTKSQEHVEEPESTKTEGTKSEDTDIQGIPSLNSGEIERDVSDQDTVKVSAAATESKEEIVEQSLQKDVEVRDEETTKLEERIVEKMKEMDQSNTSEPQEISLNEGTEKMVQPHVAADIETNLLFSTDTRVSRTRETYCAPQKEEPQVMTESDESPSAIEMEEIPKAKVSMVPRSRKGRCEPSSSFEDSAPHAEEEQGKHTPVGPESVPSEEPQMESLYPHFDSLPGSGDTKSKATSQGSAGSTFSQELLDLYTLNLHRIEKDVQRCDRNYWYFTPANLEKLRNIMCSYIWRHLDIGYVQGMCDLLAPLLVILDDEAMAFSCFTELMKRMNQNFPHGGAMDTHFANMRSLIQILDSELFELMHQNGDYTHFYFCYRWFLLDFKRELVYEDVFTVWETIWAAKYASSSHFVLFIALALVEIYRDIILENNMDFTDIIKFFNEMAEHHNIKQILTLARDLVYKVQMLIENK; this is encoded by the exons ACGAAGTCAAAGCTTGCAGAGTCAGGACAGCATTCGTAAGATGCCCCGGCTGCCCGGCCTCGGCCCACAGGGAGCCAAGAACCTGTGGATCCGGGCGGCTCTTTTTGAAAAAGTGCTGGACAAGATCGTTCTCTACTTGGTGGAGAACAGCAG TAAATACTACGAGAAAGAGGCTGTTCTAATGGACAATGTAGATGGACCTATCCTTGCCTCTTTGTTAG TCGGACCTTGTGCTTTGGAGTACACCAAGATGAAGACCGCTGACCACTTCTGGACCGACCCGTCCGCTGACGAGCTGGTGCAGAGACATCGCATCCACGGTGGCAACTGCCGGCAGGACTCTCCCACCAAGAGGCCGGCACTGTGT TTCCAGAAGCGGCACTCTAGCAGCAGCATGGACGAACGCCCTTCCCCCTCGCCGTCTGCTCGGGAATATGTGGAGTCACTGCATCAGAACAACAGGGCGACCTTACTGTTCGGCAAAAACAACGTGCTCGTGCAACCG agGGACGACATGGAGGCTGTCCCTGGTTACCTCTCCCTGCACCAGACTGCCGACATCATGACCCTGAAGTGGACTCCCAACCAGCTCATGAACGGTTCTGTTGGAGACCTGGACTACGAGCGCAG TGTGTTTTGGGACTATGCCATGACGATTCCTCTCGAGGAGATAGTTTACTTGCACTGTCATCAACAAG TGGACAGTGGGGGGACGGTGGTGCTGGTCAGTCAGGATGGAATCCAGAGACCTCCGCTGCGCTTCCCCAGGGGAGGACACCTGCTCCAGTTCCTCTCCTGCCTGGAGAACGGCCTCCTTCCCCACGGCCAGCTGGACCCTCCGCTCTGGTCCCAGAGGGGAAAG GGGAAGGTGTTTCCGAAGCTGCGAAATAGAGTTCCTCAGGGATCCTCAGAATCGGTCTCGGataaggaggaggacgaggccaCGGACTATGTCTTCCGCATCCTCTTTCCAAACAGCCAGTCAGAGTTTG TGACTGTAACTCATCCTCCTCACCTGACTTCCTCCCACTCCCTTCAACCGAGTGGACAGCCACCCTCCAAAGTGGGGACCCTGGTGGTCCCCAAGAGGTCCTGCAGCTGCCCTGAAGAATCCCCCTCactcacaggaagcagct TGACTCCTCCAGACTTGATGGATCAGGGAGCTACGATGTGGCATCCCACTCTCAGGAAGGCCTCGTGTTCCTCTTGTTCTCAggggagcttctccgagggagGGACACCCAAGGGCTGTAACCATGAGAG GGCTCCTCTGAAGCTGCTGTGCGACAGCATGAAGTATCAGATCATCTCTCGGGCATTTTACGGCT GGTTGGCCTACTGCCGTCACCTGTCCACTGTGCGCACACATCTCTCTGCCCTCGTCAATCACACCATCGTGGCGCCCGACACGCCGTGCGATGCCTACAAAGGGCTCACCGCCGAAGTGTGGCAGACGTTCCTTCAGGACTGCACA GCCTACAaggagcaggagctgctgcGTCTGGTCTACTTCGGTGGGGTGGAGCCCTGTCTGCGTAAAGAGGTGTGGCCTTTCCTGCTGGGTCACTACCAGTTTGGGATGTCAGAAGCTGAGAGGAAGGAG gtggACAAACAGGTCCGAGAGTGTTACCAACAGACCATGCGTGAGTGGCTCGGCTGCGAGGAGATCGTCCGCCAGCGGGAGAAGGAGCAGCACGCCGCAGCTTTGGCCAAGTGCTCCTCTGTAGCGAGCGACAGTTCCATTCAGAAGATGATCCATCACGACTCCACTGTGAGCAATGAG TCCCAGTCCTCCCAGAGCTCAGACCGACAGAGTCTGGCTCGCCTGCAGAGCGACtcaagcagcagcacacag GTGTTTGAGTCCGTAGAGGAGGTGGACCAGATCGAGACGGAGCCCAAGACCGAAGAGGCCAAGCAGGTGCCGAAGATGCCCAACGGAGCTCTGCAGAACGGGACCTGCTCTCCCGACTCTGGACACCCTTCCTCCCGCAACTTCTCAGTCACCTCTGGCCTGTCCGACACTTCCCTCAGCACAGACGACACCGCCGCACCTGACGCAGCCCCGAGATCTGCTGCTGTCCCCCCGGCATCACAGAGCTCGGTCAAACCTGCAGGGGTAGAGGGTGAAGGTTTAACAGAGGAAACGATCAGCCAGGAGAGAACCGAAGTGAAGGACGAAGAGGAGACGCTCGGTGTGACCAAAACTGCAGAAGATACCAAGATTGAGGTGAAGGATAATGACGTGATTCAGCCACtggaagaggagcaggtgatGACCGACAAAGAGACGTGTTTGCAAACTAAAAGCCAGGAACATGTGGAAGAGCCAGAATCTACTAAAACAGAGGGAACCAAGTCTGAAGATACAGACATTCAAGGAATTCCATCTTTAAATTCAGGAGAAATAGAAAGAGATGTGTCCGATCAGGATACTGTGAAGGTATCAGCAGCTGCTACAGAATCCAAAGAAGAAATCGTGGAACAGAGTCTCCAGAAAGACGTAGAAGTCAGAGACGAGGAAACGACAAAGCTCGAGGAAAGGATTGTGGAAAAGATGAAGGAAATGGACCAATCAAACACAAGTGAACCGCAAGAAATTAGTTTGAATGAGGGGACAGAAAAAATGGTCCAACCTCATGTGGCTGCTGACATTGAGACCAACCTCCTATTCTCAACAGACACCAGGGTGTCGAGAACGAGAGAAACTTACTGCGCCCCTCAGAAAGAGGAGCCTCAGGTCATGACTGAATCTGACGAGTCTCCCTCAGCCATAGAGATGGAGGAGATCCCCAAAGCCAAGGTTTCCATGGTGCCTCGGAGCAGGAAGGGACGATGCGAGCCCTCGTCTTCCTTTGAGGACTCGGCCCCTCACGCGGAGGAGGAGCAAGGAAAGCACACTCCGGTGGGCCCAGAGTCCGTCCCGTCCGAGGAGCCGCAGATGGAGAGTCTGTACCCTCACTTTGATTCTCTGCCCGGGTCTGGAGACACCAAGAGCAAAGCGACCTCTCAAGGATCTGCTGGGAGTACCTTCTCT caAGAGCTGCTGGATTTGTACACGTTAAATCTGCACCGCATTGAAAAGGACGTCCAGCGCTGCGACAGGAACTACTGGTACTTCACTCCTGCCAACCTGGAGAAACTGCGCAACATCATGTGCAG CTATATCTGGAGGCACCTTGACATCGGCTACGTTCAGGGCATGTGTGATCTGCTGGCTCCGCTCCTAGTCATCCTGGACGATG AGGCCATGGCCTTCAGCTGCTTCACTGAGCTCATGAAGAGGATGAATCAAAACTTTCCCCACGGAGGCGCTATGGACACTCACTTTGCCAACATGCGCTCTCTAATCCAG ATCCTGGATTCTGAGCTGTTTGAGCTTATGCACCAAAACGGAGACTACACCCACTTCTACTTCTGCTACCGCTGGTTTCTCCTGGACTTCAAGCGAG AGCTGGTGTACGAGGACGTGTTCACGGTCTGGGAAACCATCTGGGCGGCTAAGTATGCCTCCTCTAGTCACTTTGTCCTCTTCATTGCTCTGGCGCTGGTAGAGATCTACAGGGACATCATCCTGGAGAACAACATGGACTTCACTGACATCATCAAGTTCTTCAATG AAATGGCTGAGCACCACAACATAAAACAGATTTTGACCCTGGCCAGAGATCTCGTGTACAAGGTGCAGATGCTGATTGAAAACAAGTGA